Proteins encoded within one genomic window of Candidatus Woesearchaeota archaeon:
- a CDS encoding V-type ATPase subunit — protein sequence MIKTPNKITLKEYPYTYVRTVTMKSKLLKKQDYDKLLHMEINEITKYLQELHYGQEINALALKYKNVALLENALEKNTLASFEKLKQISPEELHELIIAYLKRHDIFNIKTILRAKFTHSGFSEIQPLLLVGVAFSHDALQKLLLLPSVEAIIEKLHFFSDKQRQILIDAFKHSTSLLAIENALDKYYYEFTFNFCDRLKGGADLFKNYLLSEIDVINLKLILRLKKEDIKKETILTHILVFGHGLQRQYIQSLLSLDYDAVIAKLSRHRDLGSVVRQHQESLKHKDMVLFEAALQNYLLQKASLLLHQHPLAGEAILGFMLAKDIEIKNLKTIIKGKQLGLDEQFITAQLVV from the coding sequence ATGATTAAAACACCAAACAAGATAACACTTAAAGAGTATCCTTATACTTATGTCCGTACCGTAACTATGAAATCAAAGCTCTTGAAAAAACAAGACTATGATAAACTGCTTCATATGGAAATCAATGAAATTACAAAGTACTTGCAAGAACTTCATTATGGTCAAGAGATCAATGCGCTTGCACTGAAATATAAAAATGTTGCATTGTTGGAAAATGCTCTTGAAAAAAATACTCTCGCTTCTTTCGAAAAATTAAAGCAAATTTCACCTGAAGAACTCCATGAATTAATTATCGCTTATCTTAAGAGGCACGATATCTTTAATATTAAAACAATTCTTCGCGCTAAATTTACCCATAGTGGCTTTTCAGAAATCCAACCATTATTACTTGTTGGTGTTGCTTTCAGTCATGATGCTCTTCAAAAATTATTGTTATTGCCATCAGTTGAAGCAATTATTGAGAAACTTCATTTTTTTTCAGACAAGCAACGGCAGATACTAATTGATGCATTCAAACATAGTACCTCACTGCTTGCTATCGAAAATGCTCTTGACAAATATTACTATGAATTTACGTTTAACTTTTGCGATAGACTCAAGGGCGGAGCAGACTTATTTAAAAATTATCTTTTATCAGAGATTGATGTTATTAACCTCAAGCTTATTCTTCGATTAAAAAAAGAAGACATAAAAAAAGAAACTATCTTGACTCATATTCTTGTGTTTGGTCATGGTTTGCAGCGCCAGTATATTCAATCACTTCTCTCATTGGATTATGACGCAGTTATTGCTAAACTTTCCCGACATAGAGACTTAGGGTCTGTTGTCAGGCAACATCAAGAAAGCCTTAAGCATAAAGATATGGTTTTGTTTGAGGCAGCGTTACAAAATTATTTGCTGCAGAAAGCTTCATTATTACTTCATCAGCATCCTTTGGCAGGCGAAGCTATTCTTGGTTTTATGCTCGCTAAAGATATTGAAATTAAAAATCTTAAAACAATTATTAAAGGAAAACAACTTGGTTTAGATGAGCAGTTCATAACTGCCCAACTTGTTGTTTGA